The Bacteroidota bacterium DNA window ATGCAAGGCAAGTGCGCCACACCACAAGCGCCTACCGATGGGCCGTGGTCGCTCTGAGCGCGACCACCCTGCAGATCCTCCTCGGGGGGCTTGTGGCCGCCAACTACGCCGGACATTTCATGAATACCTTTCCCACCATGGGGGGGTACTGGATCCCACCAGGGCTGTGGTCGTCGGATTTTCAGCCGGCCATCCTGAACGTATTCCACAACAAGGTGCTGGTGCAGTTCCTGCACCGCTGGTGGGCCTGGGGGGTGTTTGCAGCCGTTACGGCGCTGGTTTGGGTCTCTTGGCGCGCCCCAGGGGTTTCGGTTCGCGGCCGTCTGCTGCTGCGCAGCGTCTTCTCCGTGCTCGTACTGCAGCTGCTACTAGGGATCGCCACGCTGCTTCTGCAGGTGCCCATAGCTCTGGGCCTTATGCATCAAGCCGTGGGGTTTTTGTTGTTCGCCATTTTGGTTGCGATCACCTACGAGCTTCGGTATGCGTCTGTGGCACTACCTCGAGCTCAGTAAACCCACGATCACGCTGCTTGTGCTGCTGACGGCCGCTACGGCCTTGGTGGCCGAGGGAGAGGTAGTGCGCCGGCCCGTCGACTTCGGGATGATTCTCCTGGCCATTTTCCTTACGAGCGCCTCGGCCAACGCCCTCAACCAGTATTTTGAGCGGGAGCGCGACGCGCAGATGCGCCGCACAGCCCAACGTCGTCCCCTGCCCCGAGGTCTGCTGAAGCCCAAGGAGGCCCTGCTTTTCGCTGTGGCGGCGGGACTTCTGGGTGTGGGGCTACTGGCCGTGCGCTTTAACCTGCTGAGCGCCTTTCTGGCCCTGCTTACGATCGGCTTTTACAGCTTTTTCTACACCTTATGGCTTAAGCCCCGCACGGCGCAGAACATCGTCATCGGCGGCGCGGCCGGAGCTATGGGGCCCGTAATCGCCTGGGCTGCCGCCACAGGGGGGCTGGAACTCACCCCGTGGATCTTGTTTTTGGTGATCTTCTTCTGGACTCCCCCGCATTTTTGGGCCCTGGCTCTGATGGTCAAGCAGGATTACGAACGGGTGCGCCTGCCCATGATGCCCGTCGTCAAGGGTGATCCGTACACGCTGCGGCAGATCCTCCTCTACACCGTCGTGACGTTCTTGGCTAGTTTAGCCCTGTTGGCCGTTAAGGCTGGGCTGATATACTTGATCTTTGCCGTCGGCTTGGGGCTGTGGTTTTTGTATCGCGCCTACGATTCGTACCGCCGGCGCACCGTTGAGTCCTACCGCAAGCTCTTTGGGGCCTCGATCTTGTATCTGCTGGCCCTCTTCGTGGGCGTGATGGTGGATGCCGTGTTTCGGGTGCAATGGACGCGATAATGGACCGAGACCGCCGCAATAGAGTTCTGCTGCTGAGCCTGGTCTTCATAGCTGCGGCCATGTTTGGATTTGCTTTTGTAAACGTGCCTCTGTTTCAGGTCCTATGTCGGGCCCTGGGCATAAACCTTTCGCCCAACAACCCGCAGGCCGCCGCCCCGGCCCAAGGCCCCACTCGGGAGGTCCGAGTGGGCTTTGTGGCCTCGGTTGCCGACGGTCTTCCGCTGCGCTTGCAGGTTCAGGAGGCCCTGCAGCGCTATCGGCTCGGTGAGCGGGGCCAAAACCTATACTGGGTCGAAAACCTTTCGGCCGATACGGTATATTTTCGGGCCATTCACAGCGTTGTGCCCGAAGATGCGGCGCGCAAGATGAGCCTGCTGGAGTGCTTCTGTTTTGATGATATCACCTTAGCTCCACGCGAGCGCCGGGAACTGCCCGTGATCTACGTGTTCAGCCGTGATCTGCGCCCCGAGGTGGGCCGTATTACGATGAGCTATACCTTGTATCGACGCAACCCAGATGAGCGCACACCCGCCCGCTGACCCTCGCACGGATCCCACGCTTCGCCGACGCAACCGATGGCTACTGGCGCTGCTTTCGGCCATCATGCTCGGTATTGCGGGGTACACGTACTGGTGGATTCGCACGTACGGCAACCTGCCAGATCCCAGAGCGAAACGACAACAGGAGCAACCCAAACAGCCATGAGCCAGCATTTGCATGCGCACCCTCACGAAGACCCCATGAGCCACGTAAGCCCGCCAAGCTTCTGGCCCATTTTGGCCGCGCTGGGGGCCGGGGTGCTCTTTACCGGGGTCGTGCTTTATTTCTACGGCAGCCCCTTGGGTATATGGTCTCTGCTCGTGGGCGGCGTACTCGCCTTGGGCTCGCTCATCGGATGGGCCACAGAGATCTTGACGCAGCACGTTCATGACCCCGATGCACTGCAGCGCATGCTCAATCGGGGCTTTCTGTTTTTCCTCGTGTCCGAAGCCGCGATCTTCGCCGCTTTTTTTGCGCACTACTACTACCAACGGATCCTGGTCTTTGAGAGCTGGCCGCCGGCCGGAGCCCCGAAGCTGGAGACCCAGCTGCCGGCCATCGCCACCTTAATCCTGCTCACCAGCGGGGTAACGGCTCGGATCGCCCGCAGCAGCTTTGTGCAGAAGGGCAAGCGTGGAGCGGCCAAGAGCTGGATCCTGATCACCGTCGTGCTGGCCTCTATCTTTCTGGCCATAGAGGCCTACGAGTGGGGGCTGCTTAAGGAGTTCGACAACTTCACGCACCAGACCACTATGGCCGGCACGTATCTATACGTTATGACCGGCTTTCATGCCCTGCACGTGCTTACGGGCATCGTGCTTTGGGCCCTGGTGTACCTTCGGCTTGAGCTCGGCCACATGAGCCCCCGATTTCATTTCTCCTTTAACGCGGCCGGCTGGTACTGGGATTTCGTGGATCTGGTTTGGGTCTTTCTCTTTTTCAGTATCTACCTGATCTGAATCGAATTCTTATCCTTCGGGAGGGTCGGGCCCCAGAGGGCTCGACTTTCCTTTTTTGTTTTAGAGATGCTGAGCCCTATGCAACCTCCGGAGCCAGATCATGGGCTATGCCCAACTGAGCTTCACTAGGCCTCCGCAGGCGCGGCGCATCCAGGCCGGCAAGTTGATCGTTCGTGCAAAGCCGTATCCCGGCCCATAAGGGAAAGCAAAGCGTGGGCGCCTGCTTCGGGCTAGGAACCCAACTGGTTCGTACACTTATTTCGGTTTGAGGGGACGACAGGATGCGCATTCCAGCTCGAGGGGTCCCCCAAAAGTGGCTTTATGGCCTCGACCCGAGGGTGCTGAGGGAAAGGAGGCCCCATAACTTTGGTTTGTTCGCGTAGGGGAGGCGATGGTCCTTGCGGATGCAGATCGCGTGGTGCTGATCACGGGCGCGAGTACGGGCATCGGACTAGCGCTGGTGCGGGCGCTGGAGCGTACGGGCTTCCGGGTTGTGGCCACGGCGCGGGCTGAGTCCTTGGGGCGCTTCTTGCAGGCGGGAATTACGCCAAATGAGCGTCGCATGATCGTACCCCTGGACGTGAGGCGCCCAGAGGAGCGTCAAGCCGCCCTGGCGATGGTGCGCGCCCAATGGGGCGCCGTGGATGTGCTCATCAATAACGCTGCCATCGCCTATCGCGCCGTCTGTGAGCACATGGGTGAGGAGGATGATCTGGAACAGTTGCGCACCAACTATCTGGCTCCGCTGGAGCTCGCTCGCTTGGTGTTGCCGGAGATGCGAGCCCGACGCCGGGGGCATATCATCAACATCTCCTCTGTGGCTGGCATGATGGCCATGCCCACGATGGGCCCCTATAGCGCGTCCAAGTTTGCTCTGGAGGGGGCTACTGAGGCGCTTTGGTATGAGGCCCGCCCCTGGAGGGTGCGGGTTTGCCTGGTGGAACCGGGCTTTGTGCATTCTGAGTCCTTTCGTAACGCCCGTTTTACGAGCCGAAGCCGACAAGCGCTGGAGGACCCCTCCGATCCGTATCACCGATACTACAGCTCAATGCTTCCCTTTATTGAGCGCATGATGCGTTGGTCGTGGGCCACCCCAGAGCACGTGGCCCGACGCATTCTACGCCTTATGCGCGATCCCGATCCCCCTCTTCGCGTCCAGGCCACGGTCGACGCGCGCCTTTTTGCCCTGCTGAGGCGTCTGTTGCCGGCTCGGCTGTACCATCGGGTCCTGTACGCGGCTCTTCCGGGCGTGCGTAGGTGGGTGCGATCTTCCAGCACGCTCACTCCAGCCCCCAGGGCTTGAGCCCCGACATAGACCATCGGCACAGCCGGGGTCCGCTTTCATCCCACACCAGTAGGGTGCGCGTGTGCATCCAAGCTCCGGTGTTCCAGTACCAGCCCCCATAGGGAAGGGGAAGGCGTTTGGGGCGATGCGTGTGTGCGCAGATCACGTGCTGCACGCGCCGAGAGGCGGCCAGCATCCAGGCCGCCCGATAACGGGGATCTCGAAGGTTTTGATCCGGCTCCTCCCCTCGAGCCCGCA harbors:
- a CDS encoding heme o synthase; the protein is MRLWHYLELSKPTITLLVLLTAATALVAEGEVVRRPVDFGMILLAIFLTSASANALNQYFERERDAQMRRTAQRRPLPRGLLKPKEALLFAVAAGLLGVGLLAVRFNLLSAFLALLTIGFYSFFYTLWLKPRTAQNIVIGGAAGAMGPVIAWAAATGGLELTPWILFLVIFFWTPPHFWALALMVKQDYERVRLPMMPVVKGDPYTLRQILLYTVVTFLASLALLAVKAGLIYLIFAVGLGLWFLYRAYDSYRRRTVESYRKLFGASILYLLALFVGVMVDAVFRVQWTR
- a CDS encoding cytochrome c oxidase assembly protein, which encodes MDRDRRNRVLLLSLVFIAAAMFGFAFVNVPLFQVLCRALGINLSPNNPQAAAPAQGPTREVRVGFVASVADGLPLRLQVQEALQRYRLGERGQNLYWVENLSADTVYFRAIHSVVPEDAARKMSLLECFCFDDITLAPRERRELPVIYVFSRDLRPEVGRITMSYTLYRRNPDERTPAR
- a CDS encoding heme-copper oxidase subunit III codes for the protein MSQHLHAHPHEDPMSHVSPPSFWPILAALGAGVLFTGVVLYFYGSPLGIWSLLVGGVLALGSLIGWATEILTQHVHDPDALQRMLNRGFLFFLVSEAAIFAAFFAHYYYQRILVFESWPPAGAPKLETQLPAIATLILLTSGVTARIARSSFVQKGKRGAAKSWILITVVLASIFLAIEAYEWGLLKEFDNFTHQTTMAGTYLYVMTGFHALHVLTGIVLWALVYLRLELGHMSPRFHFSFNAAGWYWDFVDLVWVFLFFSIYLI
- a CDS encoding SDR family oxidoreductase: MVLADADRVVLITGASTGIGLALVRALERTGFRVVATARAESLGRFLQAGITPNERRMIVPLDVRRPEERQAALAMVRAQWGAVDVLINNAAIAYRAVCEHMGEEDDLEQLRTNYLAPLELARLVLPEMRARRRGHIINISSVAGMMAMPTMGPYSASKFALEGATEALWYEARPWRVRVCLVEPGFVHSESFRNARFTSRSRQALEDPSDPYHRYYSSMLPFIERMMRWSWATPEHVARRILRLMRDPDPPLRVQATVDARLFALLRRLLPARLYHRVLYAALPGVRRWVRSSSTLTPAPRA